In a genomic window of Erigeron canadensis isolate Cc75 chromosome 5, C_canadensis_v1, whole genome shotgun sequence:
- the LOC122599192 gene encoding auxin-responsive protein IAA14-like, whose product MMHLKETELCLGLPGGGGSSCEKVTGKRGYSETVDLMLNLLQPNNDHHHQSSSSTTDLLNDKMKLQINSSSSSANNKDLIMSKPPAAKAQVVGWPPVRNYRKNVMAHQKSTNEESSEKVVAAAATGTGASAAFVKVSMDGAPYLRKVDLKLYESYQQLSDALAKMFSSFTMGNYGTQGMIDFMNESKLMDLLNSSEYVPSYEDKDGDWMLVGDVPWQMFVDSCKRLRIMKGSDAIGLAPRAMEKCKNRC is encoded by the exons ATGATGCACCTCAAGGAAACTGAGCTATGCCTTGGCTTGCCTGGCGGAGGAGGCAGTAGTTGTGAGAAGGTAACCGGGAAACGTGGCTACTCTGAGACTGTTGATCTTATGCTTAATCTTCTTCAACCAAataatgatcatcatcatcagtccTCTTCTTCAACAACCGATTTATTGAATGATAAGATGAAGCTACAAATtaactcatcatcatcatcagctaACAACAAAGATTTGATCATGAGCAAACCTCCTGCAGCCAA GGCACAGGTGGTAGGATGGCCACCAGTGAGAAACTATCGCAAGAACGTAATGGCTCATCAGAAGAGCACCAACGAGGAATCGTCTGAGAAGGTTGTGGCTGCAGCAGCCACTGGTACTGGGGCATCAGCGGCGTTTGTGAAGGTTTCAATGGATGGAGCACCATATCTTCGGAAAGTGGACCTCAAGTTGTATGAGAGCTATCAACAACTATCTGATGCCTTGGCCAAGATGTTTAGTTCCTTCACCATGG GAAACTATGGAACCCAAGGAATGATAGATTTCATGAATGAGAGCAAGTTGATGGATCTTCTCAACAGCTCTGAGTATGTTCCAAGCTATGAGGATAAAGATGGTGACTGGATGCTCGTTGGGGACGTCCCATGGCA AATGTTTGTTGATTCTTGCAAGCGACTTCGTATCATGAAAGGGTCAGATGCTATTGGACTTG CACCAAGGGCAATGGAGAAATGCAAGAACCGGTGCTAA